GTGACGGGTAACGGGGCCGAGTCGATGGTCACGCGCGCCACGATACCCGGGCTTCTGAGAGGTAAAGTGCCGCCCATGCGGGCCGTCCTGGTGGTCAATCCAAAGGCCACCACCACCAGCGAACGCAGCCGGGACGTGCTTGTCCGGGCGCTGCGCAGCGAAGTCGACCTCAGCGTGCGCTACACCCGCCGACGCGGGCACGCCATGGCGCTGGCCCGGGAGGCCGCCGCGGAGGGGGTCGACCTGGTCGTCACCCTTGGTGGCGACGGCACCGTGAACGAGGTGGTGAACGGCCTGATGACGGCCGACCCCCCGAGTCGCGCCGACGACGCCCCGATGGCCGAGCGACTGCCCGCGCTGGCGACCGTCCCGGGTGGCTCGACCAACGTGTTCGCCCGCGCGTTGGGCCTGCCCCGGGAGTGGCCGGAGGCGACCAGCATGATCCTCGAAGGGTTGCGGCTGGGCCGGAGCCGGACGGTTGGGCTGGGCCGCGCGGACGACCGCTACTTCACCTTCTGCGCCGGGTTCGGGCTGGACGCCGCGGTGATCCACCGGGTGGAGCAGGCCCGGCGCAAGGGCCGGGTGTCCACGCCGACGCTCTATCTGCGCTCGATCATGAACCAGTACTTCCTCGCCTCGGACCGGCGCCATCCGGCGATCGTCCTGGAGCGTCCGGGCGAGCCGGAGGAGGCCGAGCTGGCCACCGTCATCATCCAGAACACGGCACCCTGGACGTACCTGGGCGACCGGGAGGTCAACCCGAACCCGGCGGCGTCGTTCGACCTCGGGCTGGATGTGCTGGCGTTGCGTCAGCTCCGGGTGGCTAGCACAACACGGACCGTGACGCAGTTCCTGTCTCGGCAGCCGAATCCACGCGGTCGGCAAGTGTTACGACTCCATGACACGCCGGAGTTCACGCTGGTCTCCGGCCGTCCGCAGGCGTTCCAGCTGGACGGCGACTATCTCGGCGAGCGGGAGAAAGTCAGATTCACCTCCGTTCCCGCCGCACTGAGAGTAATCTGCTAGGTCTCGGGGTACTGCCTCAGGTCGACACGGTGGTCACAACCGCATCGACACGGTCGCGCCACACCGAGGGGCAGGTGCCGGAAATGTCAGCAATGTCACGCGCACTGTACTATATTGATCCTCGACTGTGGCACGGCGGGTAACCAGGAAAGCACTGGAACCCGGACAAATGGGTTGTGGGCTTGCTCACCGCTCGGAGTTTTTCCGAGCGTCACCCTTGACATCGTGAATGTTCGTGAAAGTATTCACAAGCGAACTTGAGTTACCGGGACATTGCCTGGATATGCTCGTCAGGTTGAGCTCTTCCAGCAGGTCCCCGGCGCGAACCGCCTGCTCACGCACTGCCGAATGGACAGACGCTAACTGTCACCACCGGCACTGCGGATGCATATAGGAAAAGCACGACAAGCAATTGTTTGCCACCCATCCAGAATGAGGAGTGTTGCCGCCATGGACTGGCGTCACCATGCTGTCTGCCGCGACGAGGACCCGGAGCTGTTCTTCCCAATCGGGACGTCCGGACCGGCTCTCCTGCAGGTCGAGCAGGCCAAGGCCGTCTGCAGGCGCTGCTCCGTGACCGACCAGTGCCTGCAGTGGGCACTCGAGTCTGGTCAGGACGCCGGCGTCTGGGGCGGAATGAGCGAGGAGGAGCGGCGCGCTGTCAAGCGGCGCGGCGGCCTCCGGGTGCTGCGCGCTCACTCCGCCTGATCCCCAACGACACAGCTGTACGCCCCGGTGGGTTCGCCCACCGGGGCGTTCCGCTGTCCAGCACCGGAACAGGTCAGCCCACCGGTGCCACCACGTGCCGGCCGGGCGGGTCGTCCACCCGGCGCAGCACCAGCTCGACCAACTCCGGCGCATCGGTCAACGGCGCCGCGACCGCCACCGCACCGGCCACCCGGGCTGCCTCGGCCACCGCGTCGTGGAACAGGCCCGGCGCCAGGAAGTACGCCGACACCGCGACCCGGCGTGCGCCGGCCGCCCGCAGCCGGGACACCGCCACGCCGGCCGCCGGTGGAGCCGCCGAGGCGTACGCCACCCGGCAGGGCACCCCGAACTCCACGCCGAGCGCGTCCGCGACCCGGCCCACCGAGCGGCGTGCCCGCGCATCCCGGGTCCCGGCCGCGGCCAGCACCAGCGCGTCGAAGCGGCCCGGATGCGCCTCACCGAGCCGACGGCGCAGCCCGGCCAACAGCCCGAGATCGACGGTTCCGTCCGCCGGGCCGAGCACATCGGTCACGCGTACCGCCAGCGGTGGCCCGGCCTGCGCCGCCGCGACGATCGCCGCCGGAATGTCCACCCGATGGTGGTACGCGGCGGTCAGCAGCAACGGCACCAGCACCGCCCGACGGTGACCGGCCACAGCCAGGTCGCGCAGCACCTCGGCCGGCCCCGGCTCGGTGTGGTCCAGCCAGCTCGCCCACACCGGGGTGCCAGGCCGGGCCGCCGACATGGCCCGGGCCAGCGCCCGGGTGGCATCCGCCGCTCGTG
The window above is part of the Micromonospora sp. LH3U1 genome. Proteins encoded here:
- a CDS encoding sirohydrochlorin chelatase — translated: MRAARLTSPATTPTGPGAAGGADPVVLVAHGSRDPRAADATRALARAMSAARPGTPVWASWLDHTEPGPAEVLRDLAVAGHRRAVLVPLLLTAAYHHRVDIPAAIVAAAQAGPPLAVRVTDVLGPADGTVDLGLLAGLRRRLGEAHPGRFDALVLAAAGTRDARARRSVGRVADALGVEFGVPCRVAYASAAPPAAGVAVSRLRAAGARRVAVSAYFLAPGLFHDAVAEAARVAGAVAVAAPLTDAPELVELVLRRVDDPPGRHVVAPVG
- a CDS encoding WhiB family transcriptional regulator, yielding MDWRHHAVCRDEDPELFFPIGTSGPALLQVEQAKAVCRRCSVTDQCLQWALESGQDAGVWGGMSEEERRAVKRRGGLRVLRAHSA
- a CDS encoding diacylglycerol/lipid kinase family protein, with protein sequence MRAVLVVNPKATTTSERSRDVLVRALRSEVDLSVRYTRRRGHAMALAREAAAEGVDLVVTLGGDGTVNEVVNGLMTADPPSRADDAPMAERLPALATVPGGSTNVFARALGLPREWPEATSMILEGLRLGRSRTVGLGRADDRYFTFCAGFGLDAAVIHRVEQARRKGRVSTPTLYLRSIMNQYFLASDRRHPAIVLERPGEPEEAELATVIIQNTAPWTYLGDREVNPNPAASFDLGLDVLALRQLRVASTTRTVTQFLSRQPNPRGRQVLRLHDTPEFTLVSGRPQAFQLDGDYLGEREKVRFTSVPAALRVIC